Proteins from one Canis lupus familiaris isolate Mischka breed German Shepherd chromosome 26, alternate assembly UU_Cfam_GSD_1.0, whole genome shotgun sequence genomic window:
- the ZCCHC8 gene encoding zinc finger CCHC domain-containing protein 8 isoform X4 yields the protein MKDCPMPRNAARISEKRKEYMDACSETNSQNFQQRYHAEEVEERFGRFKPGVISEELQDALGLTDKSLPPFIYRMRQLGYPPGWLKEAELENSGLALYDGKDGADGEAEAGETQQNKSVTYDLSKLVNYPGFNISTPRGIPDEWRMFGSIPMQACQQKDVFANYLTSNFQAPSLRSGSKRSSSQSSPSSPKKQKKESSSGASPADMELDSDAEVPHSSPSGAFQFQPPLPPGTPPPLPQGTPPPIFTPPLPKGTPPLTPSDSPQTRAASAAMDEDSLTLEELEEQQRRIWAALEQAESVNSDSDIPVDTPLTGNSVVSSPCPHELDLPVPEGKPSEKQRPEEPEEPEGPDVCTKKLEVEHSLSPDSEPPLLCQEEEEESVQIDSKDALDNGNGVSNCDVSNGGSQKLLHVDTSPSTATKIHSPVPDMSKFATGITPFEFENMAESTGMYLRIRNLLKNSPRNQQKNKKASE from the exons ATGAAAGATTGCCCAATG CCGCGGAATGCTGCTCGaataagtgaaaagagaaaagagtataTGGATGCCTGCAGCGAGACAAACAGCCAGAATTTCCAGCAGCGATACCATGCAGAAGAGGTGGAAGAAAGATTTGGAAGATTCAAGCCAGGAGTCATTAG TGAGGAACTTCAGGACGCGCTGGGTCTGACCGACAAAAGCCTCCCGCCTTTTATATATCGGATGCGCCAGCTGGGGTACCCACCAGGGTGGCTCAAAGAGGCTGAACTTGAGAACTCAGGGCTTGCACTCTACGATGGAAAAG ATGGTGCTGATGGGGAAGCAGAAGCCGGAGAAACCCAACAGAACAAAAGTGTCACCTATGATCTCTCGAAATTGGTAAACTATCCAGGTTTTAATATCTCTACTCCCAGAGGAATTCCAGAC gAATGGAGGATGTTTGGGTCCATACCAATGCAGGCATGTCAACAGAAGGACGTGTTTGCCAATTACCTTACTTCTAACTTCCAAGCG CCAAGTCTGAGGTCTGGCAGCAAGAGGTCTTCGTCCCAGTCCAGCCCTAGCAGcccaaagaagcagaagaaggaaagCAGCTCAGGAGCCTCGCCTGCAGATATGGAGCTCGACTCCG ATGCGGAGGTCCCACACAGCTCTCCAAGCGGAGCTTTTCAGTTCCAGCCCCCTTTGCCCCCTGgcactcctcctcccctgccacagGGGACTCCTCCGCCCATCTTCACCCCTCCACTCCCCAAGGGCACCCCGCCACTGACTCCCAGCGACTCACCCCAGACCAGAGCAGCATCCGCAGCTATGGATGAGGACTCGCTGACTTTGGAAGAACTTGAGGAACAGCAGAGGCGGATCTGGGCAGCCCTTGAGCAGGCTGAGAGCGTGAACAGCGATTCTGATATTCCCGTTGACACCCCTCTCACTGGGAACTCGGTTGTCTCTTCTCCTTGTCCACATGAGCTAGACCTCCCGGTTCCTGAGGGGAAACCCTCTGAAAAGCAGAGGCCTGAGGAACCTGAGGAACCTGAGGGACCAGACGTTTGTACAAAGAAATTGGAAGTTGAACATTCTCTGAGCCCAGATTCTGAGCCTCCGTTGCTttgtcaggaggaggaggaagagtctGTTCAGATCGACTCTAAAGATGCTCTTGATAATGGCAATGGCGTGTCGAACTGCGATGTTAGTAATGGAGGCAGTCAGAAGCTCCTTCATGTGGACACCAGCCCTTCAACAGCCACGAAGATTCACAGCCCTGTACCTGACATGAGCAAGTTCGCGACTGGAATAACGCCATTTGAATTTGAGAATATGGCCGAATCTACTGGAATGTACCTCAGGATAAGAAACTTGTTAAAGAACTCTCCCCGAAaccagcagaaaaacaaaaaggcctCCGAATAA